In one Zobellia galactanivorans genomic region, the following are encoded:
- a CDS encoding flotillin family protein translates to MLSVPLQLAGSASLLAIGFAILFFFIIIISFIRRYKRCPSDRILVVYGKVGEGSSAKCIHGGAAFIWPVIQDYEYLDLTPISIEVNLVNALSKQNIRVNVPSRFTIGISTEPGIMQNAAERLLGQGMQEVQDLAKEIIFGQLRLVVASMDIEEINSDRDKFLTNISQSVESELKKVGLKLINVNITDIVDESGYIEALGKEAAAHAINAARKSVAEKNRDGSIGEANAVQDERTQVAAANAQAVEGENIAKINVANSDSLRRQREAEAERTAIAAEKVQAAKALEESYAAEKDAEIARAERVRSSQMADIVVPAEIDKKKVEIAAEAEAEMIRRRARGEADAILFKAQAEAKGLFEILTKQAQGFDEIVKAAGNSPKDAVLLLVADKLPELVKTQAEAIKNIKIDKVTVWDSGAKTGDGKGSTANFISGMYKSVPPLQEMFNMAGMQLPDYLKGKEVAEAARAQENEANEIDKESDKE, encoded by the coding sequence ATGCTATCAGTACCCCTACAACTTGCGGGAAGCGCTTCGTTGCTTGCCATTGGCTTTGCCATTCTTTTCTTTTTTATCATTATCATATCGTTTATCAGACGGTACAAACGCTGTCCTTCCGACCGTATCCTTGTGGTTTACGGAAAGGTGGGAGAAGGTAGTTCTGCCAAGTGTATACACGGTGGTGCAGCCTTTATCTGGCCGGTTATCCAAGATTACGAATACTTGGACCTGACGCCTATTTCAATCGAGGTAAACCTGGTAAATGCCTTGAGTAAACAGAATATTAGGGTAAACGTACCTTCCCGTTTTACCATCGGTATCTCTACCGAACCCGGAATCATGCAAAATGCCGCCGAACGTCTTTTGGGTCAGGGTATGCAAGAAGTGCAAGACTTGGCCAAGGAAATTATTTTCGGTCAGTTGCGTTTGGTAGTGGCTTCAATGGATATTGAGGAAATTAACTCGGATAGGGATAAATTTTTGACGAATATCTCTCAGAGTGTAGAATCGGAATTAAAGAAAGTGGGACTAAAACTCATTAACGTAAACATTACGGATATTGTTGATGAGTCGGGCTATATAGAAGCACTGGGTAAAGAAGCTGCGGCACATGCCATTAACGCGGCAAGAAAATCCGTTGCGGAGAAAAACAGGGACGGTTCCATTGGTGAGGCCAATGCCGTTCAAGATGAGCGTACCCAAGTGGCCGCTGCCAATGCCCAGGCCGTTGAAGGGGAGAACATTGCGAAAATTAATGTGGCGAATTCTGATTCCTTGCGTCGTCAGCGCGAGGCCGAGGCCGAAAGAACTGCGATCGCAGCGGAGAAAGTACAGGCGGCAAAAGCTTTGGAAGAATCGTATGCTGCTGAAAAAGATGCGGAAATTGCAAGGGCCGAAAGGGTTCGTAGCTCACAAATGGCCGATATTGTAGTTCCTGCGGAAATCGATAAAAAGAAAGTAGAGATCGCTGCCGAAGCCGAAGCGGAAATGATCCGTAGAAGGGCAAGAGGTGAGGCCGATGCAATCCTTTTCAAGGCACAGGCCGAAGCGAAGGGTCTTTTTGAAATATTGACCAAACAGGCACAAGGTTTCGATGAAATCGTAAAAGCGGCAGGTAACAGTCCTAAAGACGCCGTACTGTTGTTAGTGGCCGATAAGCTTCCTGAACTGGTGAAAACCCAGGCCGAAGCTATCAAGAATATCAAAATAGATAAGGTGACCGTATGGGATTCTGGCGCCAAGACGGGTGATGGAAAAGGCTCTACCGCCAACTTCATCTCTGGAATGTACAAGTCCGTTCCACCTTTACAGGAAATGTTCAATATGGCCGGAATGCAATTGCCCGACTACTTGAAGGGTAAGGAAGTGGCCGAAGCCGCCAGGGCACAGGAAAACGAAGCGAACGAGATCGATAAGGAATCCGATAAGGAGTAA
- a CDS encoding beta-ketoacyl synthase N-terminal-like domain-containing protein, producing the protein MKEQPISITAIGSISPLGKTSGETWESYLKDSHLFEQKDFGETKEWAAPLSKDSKEEIEQLRNSDNKYKSLDDSVLFALYASRDAIAKAGWKAGDDFGVNIGSSRGATALFEKYHQEFLENNRTATLSSPTTTLGNISSWVAHDLKTKGPEISHSITCSTALHAVLNGVAWLRSGMANKFLVGGSEAPLTPFTIAQMKALKIYSQYREENASEGNGGFPSRALDFEKEKSTMILGEGASVICLEKGLTEKTLAVIEGVGYATEPLRHNISISTDAECFQASMKMALGEIHPDEVDAIVMHAPGTVKGDISEYKAIEKVFCNNLPFLTTNKWKVGHTFGASGALSIELAVLMLQEQQLIKVPFVTNASAPGKLGKILVNAVGFGGNAVSILLSRKV; encoded by the coding sequence TTGAAAGAACAACCGATATCCATTACCGCAATAGGCTCAATTTCCCCGTTGGGAAAAACTTCAGGGGAAACCTGGGAGAGCTACCTTAAAGACAGCCATCTTTTTGAACAAAAGGATTTTGGTGAAACCAAGGAATGGGCCGCCCCCTTGTCAAAGGACTCAAAGGAGGAGATAGAACAGCTAAGAAATTCCGACAACAAATACAAAAGCCTTGACGATTCGGTCTTGTTCGCACTTTATGCCTCGAGGGATGCAATTGCCAAAGCCGGATGGAAGGCGGGCGATGATTTTGGCGTCAATATCGGTTCATCACGTGGGGCAACGGCACTCTTCGAAAAATACCATCAAGAATTCCTTGAAAACAATAGAACGGCAACACTCTCGTCGCCTACCACCACCTTGGGGAATATTTCGTCTTGGGTGGCACACGACCTAAAGACCAAAGGTCCCGAGATTTCGCATTCCATTACGTGTTCTACGGCCCTTCATGCCGTTTTAAACGGAGTGGCATGGCTAAGAAGCGGTATGGCCAACAAGTTTCTGGTAGGGGGAAGCGAGGCTCCATTGACCCCTTTCACCATTGCGCAAATGAAGGCTCTCAAAATTTATTCGCAGTATCGGGAGGAGAACGCTTCCGAAGGAAATGGAGGTTTCCCCAGTCGTGCTTTGGACTTTGAAAAGGAAAAAAGTACTATGATCCTCGGTGAAGGGGCTTCTGTAATCTGCTTGGAAAAAGGGTTGACAGAGAAGACCTTGGCCGTTATCGAAGGAGTGGGCTACGCAACGGAACCCTTGCGCCATAATATCTCTATTTCTACAGATGCCGAGTGTTTTCAGGCCTCCATGAAGATGGCCTTGGGCGAAATTCATCCCGATGAGGTAGATGCCATCGTAATGCATGCACCGGGTACTGTCAAGGGCGATATATCTGAATATAAGGCCATTGAAAAAGTATTCTGTAACAACTTACCGTTTTTGACTACAAATAAATGGAAAGTAGGGCATACTTTTGGAGCGTCGGGAGCGTTAAGCATAGAACTGGCGGTCTTGATGTTGCAAGAACAACAGCTGATAAAAGTACCATTTGTTACGAATGCTTCAGCACCGGGAAAGCTTGGGAAAATACTGGTAAATGCAGTAGGTTTCGGTGGTAATGCGGTTTCCATTCTGTTGTCCCGTAAGGTCTAG
- the bioA gene encoding adenosylmethionine--8-amino-7-oxononanoate transaminase — MKKANASETLVRESLSLRDKKHLWHPLTQHKLHPDMLGIAKAKGVVLYDEDGKEYIDGIASWYTSAYGHCNTYITDRVYAQMQKLDQVVFSGFTHEPAVKLSEELIKLLPENQEKLFFSDNGSTATEIGIKMALQFHFNQGRKRKTLLAFEEGFHGDTFGAMSVSGLSVYNGPFEEFFIDVERIAVPTDENIESILLQLEARLQQNDIAGFIYEPLVQGAAAMKMHKAENLDRILVLLKKHGVLTIADEVMTGFGKTGKAFASDHIASKPDIICMSKALTAGLVPMAITSCTLEVYNAFYSDDLAKGLFHGHTYTANPLACTAALAGLDLLRSQEIQDSIKRIIASHQGFDLKIKNHPKVARTRQCGIIYALDLNVKMERYGNLRDQIFRHFMNNGVFLRPLGSTVYISAPYVITDAQLQKIYATIEDLLNRI, encoded by the coding sequence ATGAAGAAGGCAAACGCGTCAGAAACCCTGGTAAGGGAAAGTTTATCACTTAGGGATAAAAAGCACTTATGGCACCCTTTAACACAGCATAAGTTGCATCCTGATATGTTAGGGATCGCCAAGGCGAAAGGTGTGGTTTTGTACGATGAGGATGGAAAGGAGTATATAGATGGTATCGCTTCTTGGTATACCAGTGCCTATGGTCATTGTAATACCTATATCACCGATAGGGTCTACGCCCAGATGCAAAAATTGGATCAAGTGGTCTTCAGTGGTTTTACCCATGAGCCTGCCGTAAAACTGTCGGAAGAACTGATAAAGTTACTGCCCGAAAACCAAGAGAAACTTTTCTTTTCCGATAATGGCTCTACGGCTACGGAAATCGGGATCAAAATGGCCTTGCAATTCCATTTTAACCAAGGCAGAAAGCGCAAGACCCTTCTGGCCTTTGAGGAGGGGTTTCATGGGGATACCTTCGGGGCGATGTCCGTTTCTGGACTATCGGTTTACAACGGTCCATTCGAGGAGTTTTTTATTGATGTGGAGCGAATAGCCGTGCCCACCGATGAAAATATAGAAAGCATTCTGCTACAATTGGAAGCCAGGTTGCAACAAAACGATATTGCAGGGTTCATTTACGAGCCTTTGGTACAAGGCGCCGCGGCCATGAAGATGCACAAGGCCGAAAACCTAGACCGCATATTGGTGCTTTTGAAAAAACACGGGGTACTTACGATCGCCGATGAGGTAATGACGGGCTTCGGTAAGACCGGAAAGGCTTTTGCTTCCGACCACATAGCTTCCAAACCCGATATCATATGTATGTCGAAAGCCCTAACGGCGGGACTGGTGCCTATGGCAATTACGAGTTGTACCCTAGAGGTTTACAACGCGTTTTATAGTGATGACCTGGCAAAAGGCTTGTTCCACGGGCATACCTATACGGCCAATCCCTTGGCCTGTACGGCAGCTTTGGCAGGCTTAGACCTGCTACGGTCACAAGAGATCCAAGACAGTATCAAAAGAATAATCGCCTCACACCAGGGCTTCGATCTTAAAATAAAGAATCACCCCAAGGTGGCCCGTACACGACAGTGCGGAATCATATATGCGTTGGACCTGAACGTGAAAATGGAGCGTTATGGCAATTTACGCGACCAAATTTTCAGGCATTTCATGAATAATGGGGTATTTTTGCGGCCTTTGGGTAGTACCGTTTATATTTCTGCACCATATGTCATTACCGATGCGCAGCTGCAGAAAATATATGCTACCATAGAGGATCTACTGAACCGTATTTAA
- a CDS encoding ArnT family glycosyltransferase, with amino-acid sequence MKFFDVGFLHPTNTKNLYRLSFLIIVLYTISLFYNLHLAPLYSEEPRRALVALEMLLNNNFVVTTILKQTFYDHPPLWNIVLAGSIKLFGYNTFALRFPSAFSLLLTGILAFYMGRKYINTKFGILSAFYYLVCADLYFYFSVTAEIDIFYSLLVTLSIFSIFHFYEQKQFYRLFGAAYFFITLAFLTKGFASFAFIIITLGSYLLYKKDLKRLFSWPHIFCALLSAAAVYFYFYIYGSYENLGRYISEMWGLTQQRTLLSDRFDGIVKHLFMFPLNFLGVIFPSTLFLLFIWKKEQIQNIKAQPYLVFLVIAFIANFLVYWVSPGARIRYTYMFFPMVVTVLSYPLFLRLKETNWKHKAYHTLFKVIMAIAALACMVIPFVGYFSILPHLKYTMPLFGLLLVLTLVFHHKTIGYTKHLFVITFIVLCRLVFDHVALPMKALTSSGAAHKSYAEDIYKIIGEDETPLYVFTQEDLRTHIQTPFKLYETASYLEMSRKSIVMNTDQCELPGYYIFNKQNLEGREPLYEFTISKVDLALVKID; translated from the coding sequence ATGAAATTTTTTGATGTCGGATTTTTACACCCGACCAATACAAAAAACCTATATCGGCTATCGTTTTTAATCATTGTCCTCTACACGATATCCCTTTTTTACAATCTGCACCTCGCACCCTTGTATTCGGAAGAACCACGGCGTGCATTGGTAGCCTTGGAAATGCTGTTGAACAACAACTTTGTAGTCACCACCATTCTAAAACAAACCTTTTACGACCACCCGCCATTATGGAACATTGTACTCGCCGGAAGCATAAAGCTCTTTGGTTACAACACCTTTGCCCTTCGTTTTCCTTCGGCATTTTCACTTCTGCTCACGGGCATTCTTGCCTTTTACATGGGCAGAAAATACATTAACACCAAATTCGGCATCTTAAGCGCCTTCTATTACTTGGTCTGTGCCGACCTTTATTTCTATTTTTCCGTAACCGCCGAAATCGATATCTTTTACTCCCTACTGGTCACCCTTAGCATATTCAGCATCTTTCATTTTTACGAACAGAAACAGTTTTACCGTCTTTTTGGTGCTGCCTATTTTTTTATTACCCTTGCCTTTTTGACCAAGGGCTTTGCCTCTTTCGCCTTTATAATAATCACCTTGGGCTCATACCTATTGTATAAAAAAGACCTCAAGCGACTTTTCTCTTGGCCACATATCTTTTGCGCCCTCTTATCTGCGGCTGCGGTCTATTTCTACTTTTATATTTACGGAAGTTATGAGAACCTAGGCAGGTATATTTCGGAAATGTGGGGCCTAACACAACAGCGCACCTTACTCAGCGACCGGTTTGATGGAATCGTAAAACACCTATTCATGTTTCCCTTGAATTTCTTAGGCGTGATCTTTCCCTCTACCCTGTTCCTATTGTTTATTTGGAAAAAAGAACAGATACAAAACATCAAGGCACAACCCTACCTTGTTTTTCTGGTCATCGCCTTTATCGCCAACTTTTTGGTGTATTGGGTTTCTCCCGGAGCTAGAATCAGGTACACCTATATGTTCTTCCCCATGGTAGTAACCGTATTGAGCTACCCTTTGTTTCTTCGGCTAAAAGAAACCAACTGGAAACACAAGGCCTATCACACTCTTTTTAAGGTAATCATGGCCATTGCCGCCCTTGCCTGTATGGTGATTCCGTTTGTGGGCTATTTTTCCATTTTACCCCATCTAAAATACACCATGCCACTTTTCGGACTGCTTCTTGTGCTCACCCTTGTGTTTCACCATAAGACCATCGGATACACCAAACACCTTTTCGTTATTACCTTTATCGTACTCTGTAGATTGGTCTTTGACCATGTGGCCCTACCCATGAAGGCCTTGACCTCATCCGGGGCAGCACACAAGAGCTATGCCGAGGACATTTATAAGATTATAGGCGAGGACGAAACTCCGCTTTACGTATTTACACAGGAAGATTTACGGACCCACATCCAAACGCCGTTCAAATTATACGAAACGGCATCATATCTAGAAATGTCGCGCAAGTCAATCGTAATGAATACGGATCAGTGTGAGTTGCCCGGCTACTATATTTTCAACAAGCAGAACCTAGAAGGCCGCGAACCCCTATACGAATTCACCATAAGCAAGGTAGATTTGGCCTTGGTAAAAATAGACTGA
- the bioD gene encoding dethiobiotin synthase, translating to MQQIFVTGISTEVGKTIASAIIAEALEADYWKPVQAGELDYTDSDKVKSLVSNDKTVIHKSSYELKTPMSPHAAAEKEGVSIDRLDIVLPETDNALVIEGAGGILVPLNENDTVLDIIMPTYHVVVVSRHYLGSINHTLLTVGWLQQKGYDVSILFSGDADPESENIILHKTGASLIGRIDEEPVFDKAVVKRYADKFASILKTL from the coding sequence ATGCAGCAAATTTTTGTGACAGGAATATCTACCGAAGTAGGAAAGACCATAGCTTCCGCAATTATTGCCGAAGCCCTTGAAGCGGATTACTGGAAACCCGTTCAGGCGGGAGAGCTGGATTATACCGATAGTGACAAGGTGAAGTCTTTGGTTTCAAATGATAAAACGGTCATTCATAAAAGCAGCTATGAACTGAAAACACCTATGAGCCCACATGCGGCGGCGGAAAAAGAAGGGGTAAGTATAGATCGACTTGATATTGTTTTGCCCGAGACGGATAATGCCTTGGTGATCGAAGGGGCAGGGGGGATTTTGGTTCCTTTGAACGAAAACGACACCGTGCTAGATATCATTATGCCTACTTATCATGTTGTAGTAGTTTCGAGACATTATTTGGGCAGTATCAACCACACCTTGTTGACCGTGGGTTGGTTACAACAAAAAGGATATGATGTTTCCATACTCTTTAGTGGGGATGCCGATCCGGAATCTGAAAATATCATCCTGCACAAAACAGGGGCATCCTTGATCGGTCGTATAGATGAGGAGCCTGTTTTTGACAAGGCCGTCGTTAAAAGATACGCCGATAAGTTCGCTTCCATATTGAAAACGCTCTAG
- a CDS encoding putative signal transducing protein → MKEKFYTIASFEYPSDVQILKGKLESEGIPVFLKDEHTLNSDPLISNAIGGVKLQVYTEDKEKAIEIYNEVRAYALDDNGNLVVCPNCKMQKSEVYYNRKGILYKLFPFFEEKKYKCLHCNMITKPQ, encoded by the coding sequence ATGAAAGAGAAGTTTTATACCATAGCCTCCTTTGAATATCCCTCCGACGTTCAAATACTTAAAGGAAAATTAGAGTCCGAGGGCATTCCTGTTTTTCTGAAGGATGAGCATACCTTAAATTCCGACCCGCTCATCAGCAATGCCATTGGTGGGGTCAAATTGCAGGTGTACACCGAAGATAAAGAGAAGGCCATTGAAATATATAACGAGGTTAGGGCTTATGCCCTAGATGATAATGGGAATTTAGTGGTCTGTCCGAATTGTAAAATGCAAAAATCTGAGGTGTATTATAACAGAAAAGGAATTTTATATAAACTTTTTCCTTTTTTTGAAGAAAAAAAATACAAATGCCTACATTGTAACATGATAACAAAACCTCAATAG
- a CDS encoding aminotransferase class I/II-fold pyridoxal phosphate-dependent enzyme, which produces MVDLPEKLAKKLSDRNAVNALRSLPVSHGLVDFSSNDYLGLSRSQSVSSEALRLMEGHKVLQNGATGSRLLSGNHSLYQALEAELCQFHQTGAALVFNSGYDANIGFFSSVPQRGDVVFYDEYIHASIRDGIRMGNAKSYKFKHNDLDDLNNRCRMERSRNLADTEIYVVTESVFSMDGDTPDLNDLAALCKAQNCRLVVDEAHALGVLGKHGEGLVQVLNLQDSVFARLVTFGKGVGCHGAAILGSEGLKSYLVNFARSFIYTTGLPPHSIASVLSAYGHLKMPSDGLEKLKHNISYFNRRQSDLGLKEQFIISDSAIHCCLVPGNHKARNMAKAIQDKGFDVRAILSPTVPEGQERLRICLHSFNTEKEIDNLLEEVASLL; this is translated from the coding sequence ATGGTAGACCTTCCCGAAAAATTAGCGAAAAAGCTAAGCGATAGAAATGCTGTTAATGCCTTAAGAAGCTTGCCCGTATCCCATGGTTTGGTCGATTTTTCGTCCAATGATTATTTGGGACTTTCAAGGAGCCAATCCGTTTCTAGCGAAGCCTTGCGTCTTATGGAAGGGCATAAGGTCTTGCAAAACGGGGCAACGGGTTCGCGTTTACTTTCGGGGAACCACTCTCTTTATCAGGCCTTGGAGGCTGAGCTATGTCAATTTCACCAAACCGGGGCGGCCTTGGTCTTTAACTCGGGTTACGACGCCAATATCGGCTTTTTTAGTTCGGTGCCCCAACGCGGCGATGTCGTTTTTTATGATGAGTACATTCATGCGAGTATTCGCGACGGTATTCGTATGGGCAATGCCAAGAGTTATAAATTTAAACATAACGACCTCGACGACCTGAACAACAGATGCCGGATGGAACGGAGTCGAAATCTCGCCGACACCGAAATATACGTGGTGACGGAATCGGTTTTTTCGATGGATGGCGATACCCCCGATTTAAATGATTTAGCGGCCCTATGCAAAGCTCAAAATTGCCGTTTGGTGGTCGACGAGGCCCATGCCTTAGGGGTTTTGGGGAAACATGGGGAGGGATTGGTGCAAGTCTTGAACTTGCAGGACAGTGTATTTGCCCGCCTGGTTACCTTCGGAAAAGGTGTGGGCTGCCATGGTGCTGCAATTTTGGGCAGCGAAGGCCTAAAATCGTACCTGGTGAATTTTGCCCGTAGTTTTATCTACACGACAGGGCTTCCGCCTCATTCGATAGCCTCGGTACTATCGGCATATGGCCATTTGAAGATGCCTAGTGATGGATTGGAAAAACTGAAGCACAACATTTCCTATTTTAACCGTAGACAAAGCGATTTGGGCCTGAAGGAACAATTCATCATCAGTGATTCGGCCATTCACTGTTGTCTGGTCCCAGGGAACCACAAGGCCCGGAACATGGCCAAGGCCATTCAAGATAAAGGCTTCGATGTTCGCGCGATCCTTTCGCCCACCGTTCCGGAGGGGCAAGAGCGATTGCGGATCTGTCTGCATAGTTTTAATACCGAAAAAGAGATTGATAACCTACTGGAAGAAGTGGCCAGCCTATTGTAA
- a CDS encoding M61 family metallopeptidase has translation MKFSLSFLLCITASILYAQTNRYEISFDNAVHHEAVVKGTFIELKADTVAFRMSRTSPGRYALHEFAKNVYNFKATDSKGKALEVLRPDPYSWQVIGHDGTIAISYTLFANRGGGTYSQVDETHAHLNIPATFMYAPDLSDRKIEVDFKLREDLNWKIATQLPLVSGTTYSAPNLYYFMDSPTEISDHAVREFEVDHNGKQQNIRFVLHHNGTDEELDAYFEQVKKVVLAEKEVYGELPDFDYGTYTFLACYVPNASGDGMEHRNSTVLTSTRSLSGGGMEGNIGTVSHEFFHAWNVERIRPKCLEPFDFEEANMSGALWFAEGFTSYYTNLILCRAGIISPEKYVEGISGTFNYVWNSPARQFFNPIEMSYQAPFVDAATSVDPVNRENTFISYYSYGSVLGLALDLSLREEKLNLDDFMKLVWKQYGKTEKPYTLENLRQSLAEYAGSDFAETYFDKYIYRSEMPDYASLLGSVGVTLQQDSERPYFGAAVSLNGDGHGEIRSNPKIGTPAYEAGLDKGDIITDINGSGFPDGQQFSAYIEKLKVGDTLKITFERFGTEKHCTVVLGANPDYRLSLMEKEGGKPSKKQMRQRKEWLKTETR, from the coding sequence ATGAAATTCTCTTTATCCTTCCTTCTGTGTATTACCGCCAGCATTCTTTATGCCCAAACCAACCGCTACGAAATTTCCTTTGACAATGCCGTACACCACGAAGCGGTAGTAAAGGGTACTTTTATAGAGCTGAAAGCCGACACGGTCGCTTTTCGTATGAGCCGCACTTCACCCGGACGCTATGCCCTGCACGAATTCGCAAAGAACGTGTACAATTTCAAAGCCACCGACAGCAAGGGGAAGGCTCTTGAGGTCTTACGCCCCGACCCCTATTCGTGGCAGGTAATCGGGCACGACGGCACAATCGCCATAAGCTACACCTTGTTCGCCAACCGGGGCGGCGGCACCTATTCGCAGGTAGACGAGACCCACGCCCACCTGAACATTCCGGCCACCTTTATGTATGCCCCCGATCTAAGCGATCGAAAAATTGAAGTGGATTTTAAGCTTCGGGAAGATTTAAACTGGAAAATCGCCACCCAGCTCCCCTTAGTGTCAGGCACTACCTATTCCGCCCCTAACCTCTATTATTTTATGGATAGCCCAACGGAGATAAGCGACCATGCCGTTCGTGAATTTGAAGTAGACCATAACGGAAAGCAGCAGAACATACGATTTGTACTGCACCACAACGGCACGGACGAAGAACTCGACGCCTATTTTGAACAGGTTAAAAAGGTGGTCCTCGCCGAAAAAGAGGTTTATGGTGAACTGCCCGATTTCGACTACGGCACCTACACCTTTTTGGCGTGCTATGTGCCCAATGCATCGGGCGACGGGATGGAGCACCGCAACTCGACCGTTTTGACCAGTACACGCAGTCTTTCGGGCGGGGGTATGGAAGGCAACATCGGCACGGTTTCCCACGAATTCTTCCATGCGTGGAACGTAGAGCGCATCCGCCCCAAATGCTTGGAACCTTTCGATTTTGAGGAAGCCAACATGAGCGGGGCCCTATGGTTTGCCGAAGGTTTTACGAGCTATTACACCAACCTCATCCTTTGCAGGGCCGGCATCATCTCCCCCGAAAAATACGTAGAGGGCATTTCGGGCACCTTCAACTATGTATGGAACTCACCGGCCCGCCAATTCTTCAATCCCATAGAAATGAGCTATCAAGCCCCCTTTGTGGACGCCGCTACCTCGGTAGATCCCGTGAACCGAGAAAATACCTTTATTTCCTATTATTCGTACGGAAGCGTCCTCGGTCTTGCCTTGGATCTATCGCTTCGCGAGGAAAAACTGAACCTCGACGATTTTATGAAGCTGGTTTGGAAGCAGTACGGAAAAACCGAAAAACCCTATACCCTGGAAAACCTTCGGCAATCACTCGCCGAATATGCCGGAAGCGATTTTGCCGAGACCTATTTCGACAAGTACATCTACCGTAGCGAAATGCCCGATTATGCATCGCTCTTAGGTTCCGTTGGGGTTACTTTGCAACAGGATTCCGAACGCCCCTATTTTGGTGCCGCCGTTTCCTTAAATGGCGATGGCCACGGGGAAATCCGGTCCAACCCCAAAATAGGCACACCGGCCTATGAAGCCGGACTCGACAAGGGCGATATCATTACCGATATCAACGGGAGCGGTTTTCCGGACGGACAGCAATTCAGCGCCTACATCGAAAAGCTCAAGGTCGGCGACACCCTAAAGATCACCTTCGAGCGTTTTGGGACAGAAAAGCACTGTACGGTCGTTCTAGGGGCAAATCCCGATTACCGGCTATCGTTAATGGAGAAGGAAGGCGGAAAGCCATCGAAAAAACAAATGCGCCAAAGAAAGGAATGGCTTAAAACCGAAACGCGGTGA